The Microbacter margulisiae genomic sequence CATTCTTAAATTACATAAAGAAGTCAGTGTCGAAATTGCTTTCGAAGTGGTTTCTGAATAAACATTTTGCATACAAATAAAAAAAGCCGCTTTTAATTCAAAGGCGGCTTTTTTATTGTACAAAAAAATCTTGAAGCTAATTGGCTCCCTCTTTTGATTTTTGTCCCAGGTAGCCTCCGTGATGCCTTTTGTTGTATTCACTGCGCGTGAAATGAATACGACGCATGGTGCCGACCACCAAAACATCGCCAATAACAGTCATCATCGTAGTTGATGTTGTTGGCGTCAATCCAAGCGCACATACCTCTTCCGGATTGCCGGTCAACAAAACCACATCTGCTAAAGCCGCCAAAGTGCTATTAGCATTTCCTGTAATAACAATATATGGAAGCGTATCGTACAAATGATGAGACAGTTCTACCAGCTCCAGAATTTCACGCGTTTTTCCTGAATTGGAGATAAGAAGCATGATATCATTCTCTTGTAAAACGCCCAAATCTCCATGTTGAGCTTCACTTGGGTGTAAAAAAACAGATGGCGTTCCTGTTGAACTAAAAGTTGTAGCAATATTCAAAGCGATCTGTCCCGCTTTACCCATTCCTGATGTCACCAATTTCCCGTGATGTCCATGTACCTTCTCCACAATCAGATCGATTGCAGCATTAAAAGATTCATTCACAGGAATATTAAGAATAGCTTCAGCCTCTTGCTTCAATAGTTGTGATACTTCCTCGTTAGTCATTGATGGTATAAAAACATGTTTAAGAATAAATATGAAAAATCATTTTTACTCAGGCTTTTGTGATTGATAAATACGGATCCAGTCTACATCGAGATGACCTACTCCTTCCTGATCAGGACGAACAATAGATGCAAACAATGGAAAAAGAGGCACAGATGGGCTAAAACTTCGTTCTACGCGAAAAACTTCCTGGTTATTCACTCTCCAAATCAATTCGCCTCTACTCCATTCAACACTGAAAATATAAAAATCATAAGGCGATATACCTTTGATTTGCTCACTCTGCGCAATATCATCCAACACATAGCCTACTGAAATCATTTTATGATCAACATGAAAAAGATTAATCTGAGGCGTTTTGCGTTCATTGACCAAACAACAGACATGCGTAATTTTACCTCCACGAATCCGTAGTTTCATCTGTACAAGACCAGACGTCATCTGAAACGCATTTCCGGCATTGATCACATCGGAAGTGTAGTCAAATTTATGCATTACAAAACCTTTCTGATCATCCCAGGCCCGTGACACAACAGATTCTTTCAATGTTTCAATCGTCAAACAACTGTCAGCCACCGTCACATTCTTGCCCTCATTGTTAGCCTGTTTGCAGCTTGTCAACGAATAATGGCGAATTAATTGTTGATCTGCAAAATAATAGCCCACTTCCCATTTGGATTTATCGAGTCCCGGCCCGTTAAAATCATCTTCAAATACCTTTTTCCATTTTCTAAAGAAGTCAAATTGTTGCGAGTCTGTTTTCTGATAAAAAATAATATCAGCATGTTCCGATAGCTCACGAAATTTGACATCTTTCTGATAATCTTCCGTTTTTAACCAACGGTGAGGATCAGACCAAAACTCTTTGAACTCAATAAATTCAGGCGTAGAGACGACTTGTTTTAATCGTTCGTATTCTTCCAGTAGATACGAACCATGAAAGCGTATGTATAATTTATAATCTCTGGATTTCTCGTATGCTCTGAACTGACGTAATTTTTCCGATTTTTTCAATTCAATCTTATTTCCGATCAGTTCATATTCGTCGGTTTGTTTGAATGCTAAAAAAGCGGCTAATTCAGGCGATTGAAGAATCGTAAAATAATGGTTGAGCTTTGGGCTGTTTTTCAAGTGGTTGTATTTATGCCAGTCCTGATATTCCTCTGTATCTTTGAATTTTCTGTTAATTAATATTTTCTTATTGTCCTTAAATGCCGACGATTTCACCTCCTTGCGCAACGCCTTATATTCCTGTAATAGCTCAGATTTTTCAATGGACATATAACGCTCATACACCTGTTCCATTCGATGCATTTCCCGTTCAAGTTGCGCTGTGCCCTTAAACGTCCCAAAAAATTTTTTTGCAAATAAGTTCATGATAATGGTTTTCAGCAATAAAAATTCGACACAAACACAAACAAGATATTGTCAGACAGATACAATTAAAAGCCATAGATTCAGCAATAAATCAGGCATTTCACCAAACAAAGGTACAATTTATTTTTTGTGAAGCAATGATATTTTATGTTTTATTCCTCTTCCGGGTGTTCTCCAAAAAACAACGGATCGATCGCAAGCAGATTCTGCCTCATCTTTTTATAAGGAATTCTATTTAAGGCACTTTTTCTAACCATTCTTTTATACCAGGAACCATTCATCAGACGCCATTCTTCCCGCGTCATCTGCCATAAAACATCCTGCTCTGCGTCTATAGAGGATTGACTGATCAATTTTTTATGATTCCAGGGGCAAACATCCTGACAAATATCGCATCCAGCTACGTATCCCTGTAACTTGCCTTTCCATACTTCAGGAATTTCTTCTTTTGATTCAATAGTCAGATAGGAAATGCATTGGGTTGCATCGAAACGGCCCGGAATAGACAAGGCATGGGTCGGACATTTAGCAACACACAGGCCACAATTACCACAGCCCCCTTCCATCGGTTGATCATATGCAACTTCCAAATCGGAAATTAACCCACCAATCATAGCAAAAGAACCAAATTCAGGATGAATAAGGCACTTGTTTGTCCCGATCCAACCCAAACCGGCCTGCTGTGCCCACCGTCTTTCAAACACAGGGGCTGTGTCACAAAACGCTCTTCCATTCACCGGCGTTATTTCATGATGAATAAATTCCAGAAGTTGCTGCAGTTTTTGTTTGATGACATAATGGTAATCACTGCCATACGCATATTTAGCAATTTTGGGAGCTCCAAGGGGCTGTTTCCTATTTCCCTGATATGGAAAAAGTACCACAATTATCGACCGGGCATTTTCGAGCAATAATCCTGGATTTTCACGTTCTTCAGCATATCGTTCAAGATAAGACATGGAACCATGCCGGCCTTCTGCTAACCAATGTTTCATAAAAGCAGCATCCTCCTCCAATAAACGAACAGGAGTAATGCCGCAGGCAACAAAGCCTAACCTGACAGCTTGTTCTTTTATTGCCCGAGAAATGCGTTGGAGGCCACCCGGATCTTTCTCATGAAACCTCATTTGCTCTGAATGGCTTTTATAATATCTTCGCTTGAAGCATTGCGCTTCACAAGATTCCCTGAACGATCAATCAGAAAATTCGTAGGTACCTGTCTCACATTATAAGCCAAAGCACTGTTGCCATTACCCCAAACACATATCCAGGGCAAGTTCGTAATGGCATTAATCCAGGTACTCTGGTTTTTATCCAGTGACACCTGATAAACTTCTAATCCTTGGGAGTGATACTTCGAATATAAATCACGCAGTGAAAATATATAATCTGATAAATTAGGCTCTTGGTACATCACAAAATCAAGTAAAACAACCTTCCCTTTCAAATCAGACAATTTGTGGATCGTTCCGTTAATATCCGGCAAGCTTAAATCAACAATGCCAGACTTTGCATGTTGCAACATTTGAGCCAGAATCGCCTGGTTTTCAGCTTTTCTATCGGCTACGATGGCTTGCATTACATAATTATACAAACTTATAGAACGATTATATTTCGGATAAAAAGTACTATAAGCTGTTGCCACTGCAGCACAATAACGCCTGTCATCCTTATTAAAAGGTGAAAAAACGAAATACTCGTTTAATTGTTGAAAAACTGCATAATAAGCAGCGGTTGACAAAGGATTGGTCAATATGATAGCACGGGCAATCTTTTTATGTTGTTCTATGGCACTATCCAATTGCGCCGTAATCTGTGACTGATTAGTAGTGGTTTTTGTTTTCAAAACCTGCGCAATAGTCTTCTGGAGACGCAGTAACGACAAATGCAGTTCATTAATTTTTTCAGAATTGGATGATCCCTCCACTGTGTAAATACTGTCCAGAGTCTTCGCATTTGCGTCGACTACGACATGTTCACATGAATCGACAGCAAACAACACAGATTCATTGTTCAGCTTAAGAAGATAAAAATCGGGGTATTTGGGACGTGCTGCTTTGAATGAAAAATTTCCTTTGGCATCTAATACACACGAATCAAGCGAAGAAGAAGATAAAAGACCATCATGAACGAGATATAATTTTTGACCGGATGCACCGGCAATGGTTCCTGATACTGTAAATTGTTTTTTACTTGTACATCCTGCCAGAACAAAAATCAAACTTAAGAAGACTAAGAAAGTATTGGTTTTATGCATGGTAATAAAGATTGAGAATAAACAAAACGAGCGGTAAAGATAAAAAAAAAGTCCGTTGTAACAACGGACTTCATTTTTTTTGCTGATGCAAAATTACTTTGTTGCAGGAGCAGCAGGAGTTGCAGCAGGAGCAGCAGCAGCAGCTGAATCAGCAGCAGGAGCTGGAGTTGTAGGAGCTGGAGCAGCAGCAGGAGCTGGAGCAGGAGCAGCTTCTTGAGCAGGTTTAGACTGACATGCAACACATGCGATAGCACCAACGACAGCAAATAACAAAATTACCTTTTTCATTTTTTTTACCTTTAGAAATTAAACATTATGAATAAGTGGCATTAAAACCGATGCAAAGGTACAACTGATTTCAATACGTTGCGCAAAGATTTATCACTTTAACATAATTTCATATCAAACCGCCAATACAATCACAATTAAATGATAAAATCACTATTTCAAGGCATTTATATATAAATATCTTTTAATACTTTTCTTGGGAGTCTTCTCAAATTCGTTCGGATAAAGCACAATTTTCGATATTGTTTCATAAACAGCCAGATCCTTATTCAAAGCAATACGATTTTGCTCCATCACCATCTCCAGATCTTCATATGCAATGTGCGACTCATCAACTCCTTCATAATCAGGATAGACCAAAGCAAAGAGTTTACCTTCATGTTCAATCACGAGGCTCTCCATCACAAAAGGCAAATTATTAAGTTTTGCTTCAATTTCCTCTGGATAAATATTTTGTCCACTGGCTCCCAAAATCATACTTTTACTACGTCCCCGTATATAAATCACCCCATTGTTATCGACTGTGCCTAAATCACCTGTATGAAACCAGCCATCTTTGTCAAAAGCGTCATGTGTAGCCACATCATTTTTATAATAGCCTGACATAACGTTTTCACCACGCACACAGATCTCGCCTACCTTAGTTGTCGGATCAGACGCATCGATACGAACTTCCATGCCGTTCAGGATTTTTCCACACGAACTTTCTATATATTCATAATAAGGAGAATAGCTGATTAGAGGCGCACATTCCGTCATTCCGTATCCAACCGTGAAGGGAAACTTAATTTTCAAAAGAAAAGCTTCAACTTCAGGATTCAGCGGAGCACCTCCGACAACAACCTGCATAAACTCACCTCCAAAAGCTGCAATCACTTTTTTTTGAATGGTGGAGAGAATACGCGCATCCAACAACGGAATATTCAGAGCCAAACGCATAGCACGTCGATTCAGCAATGGCAACACCTGCTTTTTGTAAATCTTTTCAAGAACCAATGGGACTGTCAGGATAATAGTTGGTTTCACTAACGACATAGCCTGCACCAGAATTTTCGGAGACGGAATTTTACCCAGCAATGTCACATGCCCTCCATTTGCAAGCGGCGACAGCATTTCAAAAGCACATCCGTAAGCATGTGCCAGCGGAAGAAAAGAAAGAATACGGGTTTGATTGTGCATCAAACCGGAATTGATCGCAAAAAGAACATTACCAGCCATATTGTTAGCGGTAAGCATTACCCCTTTTGTGAAGCCGGTTGTTCCCGAAGTATAATTCAGAAGCAACAATTCCTCATTCGACACCTCAGTATATTGAACATCAGCAGGAGAAAATCCTTGGGGATAGCGTGCCGCAAACTCATGATCCAGATTCTTCACCAGTTTTTGAATAGTTTCACCATCATGCTGACAGATACACCGTGAATCATTGAGCGAAAAAATAGCGCGCAACATTTCCATTTTTTCTTCCTCAAGGTTTTCCCATATTGAATCGCTCACCCATAACACATGGGCATCGGAATGATTGACAATATGATGAATATCATTAGGGTTGAAATCTTGCAAAATAGGGACAATCACAGCACCATAAGTTATTGTAGCCATGTATACCAATACCCATCTCGTGCTATTTTTTCCCACAAGAGCCACCTTGTCCCCTTTGCGTAAATGCATCTTCTGATATAAAAGATGAATACGGGCGATTTCCTCTGCTACATCGGCATAGCGCATAGGAGTAGGATCCCCGTAATCAGACAAAGCACTACGTAACCAATTATCCTTAAAGCTTTTCTCGTATAGTTTAATGAAGTTTTTTTCGATCATGTTGTTCGTATTTGGGCACAAAATTACACATTTATCAAGCAAATGTGCAACTATCTCTCTGTTTTAACATCACAATCCGGAAATCTCGGTGTCTACGATTTTATTTCTTTCAAATACTCTTTTAACCGGTATTTTTCTTTAATTTTATGCTTCAAAATTCATAATCGTTTTTTTCAACCATTCTCTTTTCATACCGTATTTATAAACAACTACTTACGGTATTTTTATATCACAAGGAAATACAAAAATAAACCCTATAGATGACAAATCAATGGAACTTTCGTACACTTACACCCGACGAGCAAGCTAATAGTGAACAACTAGCCAGAGAACTTGGAATCAGCCATGTGTTGACAAAACTATTAGTTATACGTGGCATAAAAACTTTCGAAGAGGCCAAACAATTTTTTCGTCCCGACCTGTCGCAACTGCATGATCCATTTCTGATGAACGATATGGATAAAGCTGTCGAACGACTAAACCTTGCCTTGGGGCGTAAAGAAAAAATCCTGGTCTATGGCGATTACGATGTGGATGGGACAACAGCTGTTGCACTGGTATATAAGTATTTGCAACAATTCACATCAAACCTTGATTATTATTTACCGGATCGTTATACTGAAGGTTATGGCATATCCTATAAAGGCATTGATTATGCTGCTGCTAATGGGTTTTCACTGGTTATCGCGCTCGATTGCGGCATTAAGGCTGTAGATAAAATCGCTTATGCAAACGAACATAATGTAGATTTTATCATTTGCGACCACCACATGCCCGACGAAATACTGCCCAATGCAGTCGCAGTACTCGATCCGAAGCGTTTAGACTCAACTTATCCCTATCCCCATCTTTCTGGATGCGGAGTCGGATTTAAACTAATGCAGGCGCTTGCCATCAACAACCAGATTGACCTAAGCTCGGCTTACCAGTTAATCGACTTTTTAGCAGTCAGCATCGCTTCCGACATTGTTCCAATTACGGGAGAGAACCGGGTACTTGCCCACTTTGGACTGAAAAAACTGAGTACAAACCCAAACCTTGGTCTAAGATCCATCATCAATCTCTGTGCTCTAAACGAAAAAGAGATTAGCATCAGCGACATTGTATTCAAGATTGGCCCCCGCATCAATGCTTCCGGGCGTATCCAGTCAGCGCGGGAAGCAGTAGATCTGTTGGTTACACGAGACGAAACATTTGCCAATACCAAATGCGACTGTCTCAATCAATATAACGAAACACGCAAAGATCTCGACAAATCAATTACAGAAGAAGCTTCACAGTTTCTGCTAAATCTGGAAGGATTTCGGGACAAGAAATCGATCGTAGTATATCATCCTTCATGGCACAAAGGAGTTGTCGGCATTGTAGCCTCCCGCCTGACTGAGCTCTATTACAGGCCCTCCATTGTGCTAACCCTTTCAAATGGACTGGTCACCGGTTCGGCTCGTTCAGTCCCCGGATACGATATTTATAAAGCCATCGAAAATTGCCGTGATCTGCTCGAGAATTTCGGAGGCCATATGTATGCCGCTGGATTAACATTAAAAGAAAGCAATCTTGAAGCATTCAAACATCGTTTTGAAACCTTTGTATGTGAAACCATCACGGATGAACAACTACAAATGCAGCTTGATATCGACTGCGTCATTGATTTTAATGAAATCACACCAAAGTTTTTCAGAATATTGAAACAGTTTAGTCCGTATGGTCCTGAGAACATGAAACCCATTTTTTGTACAAGACGTGTATTCGATTACGGGACAAGTCGCTTGGTTGGAAAAGACCAAGAGCATATCAAAATGGAATTGGTAGATGCCAGCTCTGAAAATGTCATGAATGGCATTGCATTTCGTATGGGTGAGTTTAACGATTACCTGAAAGCAATGAATCCATTGGACATTTGTTATACACTGGAAGAAAACAACTTCAACGGAAACAGCTCAATTCAGCTTCTGATTAAAGACATCAAAATTGCCGACAGTAACGATTAGAAGGAGCATCAAGCCTTCTCCTTTTGAAAAAAACGATACACTTTTGGCTATTATTACTTATCTTTGCTCTTAGAAAGTCGTTTCGGAAACTGGAAAACTCAACAGAAATTTAGACCTGAGAAAAGTTTTGATATTCAATGGCGGGCTGCACCTTCGGGTTGTCGGGAGACACGGCAGATTACAACGAATACCGACACTCAAACCCTATTTAATAGGAGTTTTCTCTCAATTTACCGAAACGGCTTTTTTCTTCCACTGCCAAACAGCTTTGGTATTTGGCAAAAAAGCAATATCTTTGCAGCGCTAATGCGGACGTGGCGTAATTGGTAGCCGCGCCAGACTTAGGATCTGGTACCGAAAGGCGTGTGGGTTCGAGTCCCGTCGTCCGCACTTTTTTATTCTTCTCTTTTTGCAGCACTGATTCGAATTCAGTACCCTGCCAACGCTTGTCAGTTTTCTTTCAAAGCAATAAGTTTGTATATCTTTAATCCCGGTTTGTACTAACAGGAAGGCTTCATATTTTATTGTTAATTTTTTAACAGTGCCAAATACAAAAACACAAACAAAAGTTAATACAACTGATTTTAGCCAATAAAACAGATGATTATATGATTTATGCTGTGTGACAAACCCATTTCTGCAATGTGCAGAACAGCTTTTGTCACGTTACAAAGTGACTTCAGCCTTTTGCAGAGTAGTTTTTGTCACATGAAAAAAGTTATTTTTATGTTGCATAACACATTTTGTTGTGTGCGAAACCTCCTCTGCTAAACACATTCCACATAGATTGCTTTTGATATGTTATTAATGTATAACAAAAGCACCCTTTTTCATGTGACAAAGTGGACTCTGCACACGACAGAGTAGGTTTTGTCACGTTAATGAAGGAGGTCTGCGCACGGCAGAGTAGTTTTTTTAAAGTGACAAAAGCAGTAATGTAATTCGCAGACCTATCTTTGTAACGTTACATAAGCCGTTGCGTTCACCGCAGAGTGCCCTTGTGAATGTTACAAAAGCAGGAATGTAAATAACAGAGTAGGTATTGTAACATTAACATGGGGGTAATGCAAGTATCGAAAAGAGTTGATTGATGAAAGAAATATGTAGAGTTGCGATTGTGATCAACAAGAAAAGTGTAAAAATCATCGCAGAACATAAACAGGCATGAAGACAGAAGATTTTAACAAGCTCAAAACACAGTTTGGATATGACCAGGGGTTGCAAAGCAGGGATGATTACTTTAACTCAGTGATACTGGTTTTATTAATCCCTATAAATGGCGAATATCATTTTGTATTTCAAAAACGATCGGCAGAGATTCGTCAGGGAGGCGAAATATGTTTTCCGGGAGGAAAAATAGACGAGACTGATGACACTCTGGAAAGCGTGGCGTTGCGTGAAACACAAGAGGAAATGGGAATTCCTGCTGATAAAATTGAGGTCATTGGCAAACTGAATACGCTGGTGGCACCGATGGGCGTAATCGTGGATGCATTTATCGGCATCGCTGACATAACCCTCAACGAGCTTTCAATCAACAAAAGCGAAGTGGAACGGGTAATCGCTGTTCCGGTATCATATTTCATCAATAACTTACCCGAACAATATAGCGTACAGGTACAGGTGCATCCTTTCCTGCACAATGAACACACAGGAGAACAAACTGTGCTTTTACCTGTCGTACAGTTGGGTCTGCCTGAAACCTATACAAAACCGTGGGGAAACTTTCGTTACAAAGTGCTGGTATACAAAACCGATCAGGGTGTGATCTGGGGGATAACAGCACGGATGGTACATGAGTTTGTGCAAAAAATAGAAAAGCTTCAGAAAGATGCGGTAGCGTAAAATAAACTGTGTCAGTTTCAATTCTTATCAAATTTCAGATACTCAATTAATCCGATTTTTTATAATGGATAATGAAGATCCTGAGTTTTGTTGGGCAAAAACGGTTAGGGGTCGACCCCCTAATCGTTTTTTATTACAATGGCACAAAGTTTCACCATCGTTTTGTTGGGTGGAAGCAAAACTAAGAAAAATGCCTGGATATTTATTTGATGTTGTGATTTTATTCAAATAAATTAAACCTTTCAGGAAATTTAATCGCCAGTTGTTGTGCAGTTAACCCCCAGTTTGACAGAGGCATAGTCCATTTTTTCCGGATATTGCGATAGGCCAAATACACCAATTTTTCCAATGCTGTATCATTGGTAAAAACACCTTTGTTTTTGGTAACTTTCCTTATCTGACGGTGATAGCCTTCTACGGTATTGGTGGTATATATGATTCTTCGGATAGCATCAGAAAACTCAAAATAAGCGGTTAGTTTTTCCCAATTATCACGCCATGATTTAATGACAATTGGATAATCCTTTCCCCACTTTGAATCAAGATTATCGAGTTCGATTGCTGCCTGCTCTTTGCTTACTGCTTGATAAACAAGCTTCAAATCTTTCATGAACGTTTTCTGATTTTTACTTGCAACATATTTAATTGAATTGCGGATTTGATGCACCACACAAGTTTGAACTACTGTGTGTGGAAATACGCTTTTTATAGCATCTGAAAAGCCACTAAGATTGTCCGTAGAGGCTATTAGAATGTCATTTACTCCTCTTGATTGAAGATCGGTGAGCACCGATAACCAAAAGTTAGCTCCTTCGCTTTTGGAAATATACATGCCAAGCAAATCTTTGTAACCGTTACGGTCAACACCCAATACGTTGTATATGGCTCGTGTTACAGGGCGATTCTTTTCGTCCATCACTTTGTAGTGAATGGCATCCATCCAAACAATTGGATAAACACTATCCAATGACCTGCTACGCCAGGACTGAATCTCTGGCAGAACCCGGTCTGTTATGGAACTGATTGTGTCAGCAGAAACCCTGTTTCCAAGGTTTTCCTCCATCCAATCGCTTATTTCCCGAGTACTGTTCCCCAAGGCATAAAGACCAATTATACGGTCTGCAACACCTTCTGCAAGTATTGTTTCACGTTTCTTTATAAACTCAGGTTCAAAACTGGAATGGCGGTCACGGGGTGTATGAACGGTGACTTCACCCAATTGGGTTTGAACTTGTTTGGACATACGTCCATTGCGCCGATTGCCTAAACTACGCTCATCTTCATCTAAATGAGCATCCATTTCTCCCTCTAAAGCTGCATTTAGAATATTTTCTAACAAGGGCGCAAAGGCACCATCTTTGCCTAAAAGGGGTTTGCCAGATTTTATCTGTTCTAAAACTTTGGCTTGAAAAGCCTTGTAATCAAATTCTTCCATAAAAATAAACTGTATTGTAAAGTTATAAAATTATTTTATTCTTTACTGACACAGTTTAATTTACAGTCTCAAAGATGCAAAGAAACAGTTTCTCAACAAACAGCTCTAATGATACTGGCCGCTCCTCACAGAGCAGCCAGCACGATTTTCATTAAGTATGAGAAAAGTATAGATCTTACTAGTTTGTTTTGTGATGCTTAGTGGTGATAATAATTACTCCGTTTGCGCCTTTCTCACCATATTGTTCTTTAGCACTTTCACCTTTCAAAACATCCATGCGCACGATATCTTTGGAATCAATATGGGAAATAGCTGACGCCGGCCTTTCTTTCCCGTCAACAATAAACAAGGGGACATTAACGCCGCCTGCCGATGTAAACACCGAGGTACTGCCCCCCGAATGCGTGCCGGCAACCACTGAAGCAACCTTCCCTGACAGGTTTATAACTGCCATATTCCCATTTTTGGATGTAATTACTTCGCCATGTTTAGATTGTACAATGGTTAACGAATCGGTTTGAGTGATTCTCGTTGTTTTGCCATCCTTCTCAACGGTCATACTGGAGTTGGTACCATTCCCATCATTCGTAATCATCACCGAAGATTTTTTCCCTCCTTTGGTTGAAACAATGATTACACTTTTGGGCCCTTTCTCCCCGTATTGTTGTAATATTTTGTCAGAATATTTGTCAGAATAGACATTGATCGATTTAATATCGTCCTTATTCATTTTGTTAAGATCCTCCATTGATGTCTTTTTTCCGTCAACAATTACGAGGGGACGAGCTTGCGTAGAATGATGGTTCAGGATCAGGGTATCCGTTTTTTGCGCTGTCGCAGGAGAAGCTGACGGTTCTCCCGAAAGGGCTGGAACAGAACTGTCGCCTGAAAAATCGGCATTCATCCAGGCAGACTTCAATTCACTGGCATTCACCAATAATGCAGACAATAGTAACACGGGAAATATCAGCAGATATTTTCCCGACCATGCAAGATGGGTTTTCTTTTTATTCATCATGATAATACGTTTTTTTAAATGAGAAACATTAAAATGCTGTATTAATGACAACGATGACGTTTGTGCAACCTTCAGCAAAGCATATTGATATGATTTAGGGTCATTTCCTGCATCAATTACCTTATGATCGGCCATGAATTCCACATTTTCGCGCACCGAAGTCGCAAACCAGTAGTAAAAAGGATTCATCCACACCAATGATTGAAAAAAAGAAGTCAGCATTAGGTCCAATCCATGCTTCTGCCCAATATGTGCCTGCTCGTGAGTAATAATCTTTATCAATTCATCCTCGCTGTAGGACGAAGGATTCAGATAGATTCTTCCCCTGAAAGAAAATGGATTGAGTTCTTTGCGGGGAACATACACCCTGATCCCGGCCACCGTTGCCGTCTGGCAACGACGCACCATACTGAACAATTGCACATACTGCACAAACAGAATCAGAAACGTAATCAGCAATCCTCCGACCAGTAAACTGCCGGCAATAATCCAGCCTTCATTTTGATGTGTAACGTGCGACTGTGACACGGGTATTGACTGATTAATCAAAATAATCACATAATGAATCGGTTGCTTTTGAGGTATTAGCTTTGCCAGATGAAACAAAGGCAAAAAGGCAGCACATACCATACTTCCCGCAAGGTAAAATCGCTTGGCCGTGTAAAAAGTGTCACGACGCAAAAAAGCGAGATAAAACAAGAACAAAAGTGTAAACACAATGTTCACTTTAATGATGTAAATGGTAAACGTTTCCATTATTCTTTCCTGTTTTCTATCAAACGGACAATCTCTTCCAATTCCTCACG encodes the following:
- the recJ gene encoding single-stranded-DNA-specific exonuclease RecJ translates to MTNQWNFRTLTPDEQANSEQLARELGISHVLTKLLVIRGIKTFEEAKQFFRPDLSQLHDPFLMNDMDKAVERLNLALGRKEKILVYGDYDVDGTTAVALVYKYLQQFTSNLDYYLPDRYTEGYGISYKGIDYAAANGFSLVIALDCGIKAVDKIAYANEHNVDFIICDHHMPDEILPNAVAVLDPKRLDSTYPYPHLSGCGVGFKLMQALAINNQIDLSSAYQLIDFLAVSIASDIVPITGENRVLAHFGLKKLSTNPNLGLRSIINLCALNEKEISISDIVFKIGPRINASGRIQSAREAVDLLVTRDETFANTKCDCLNQYNETRKDLDKSITEEASQFLLNLEGFRDKKSIVVYHPSWHKGVVGIVASRLTELYYRPSIVLTLSNGLVTGSARSVPGYDIYKAIENCRDLLENFGGHMYAAGLTLKESNLEAFKHRFETFVCETITDEQLQMQLDIDCVIDFNEITPKFFRILKQFSPYGPENMKPIFCTRRVFDYGTSRLVGKDQEHIKMELVDASSENVMNGIAFRMGEFNDYLKAMNPLDICYTLEENNFNGNSSIQLLIKDIKIADSND
- a CDS encoding NUDIX hydrolase is translated as MKTEDFNKLKTQFGYDQGLQSRDDYFNSVILVLLIPINGEYHFVFQKRSAEIRQGGEICFPGGKIDETDDTLESVALRETQEEMGIPADKIEVIGKLNTLVAPMGVIVDAFIGIADITLNELSINKSEVERVIAVPVSYFINNLPEQYSVQVQVHPFLHNEHTGEQTVLLPVVQLGLPETYTKPWGNFRYKVLVYKTDQGVIWGITARMVHEFVQKIEKLQKDAVA
- a CDS encoding IS256 family transposase; translated protein: MEEFDYKAFQAKVLEQIKSGKPLLGKDGAFAPLLENILNAALEGEMDAHLDEDERSLGNRRNGRMSKQVQTQLGEVTVHTPRDRHSSFEPEFIKKRETILAEGVADRIIGLYALGNSTREISDWMEENLGNRVSADTISSITDRVLPEIQSWRSRSLDSVYPIVWMDAIHYKVMDEKNRPVTRAIYNVLGVDRNGYKDLLGMYISKSEGANFWLSVLTDLQSRGVNDILIASTDNLSGFSDAIKSVFPHTVVQTCVVHQIRNSIKYVASKNQKTFMKDLKLVYQAVSKEQAAIELDNLDSKWGKDYPIVIKSWRDNWEKLTAYFEFSDAIRRIIYTTNTVEGYHRQIRKVTKNKGVFTNDTALEKLVYLAYRNIRKKWTMPLSNWGLTAQQLAIKFPERFNLFE
- a CDS encoding M56 family metallopeptidase, giving the protein METFTIYIIKVNIVFTLLFLFYLAFLRRDTFYTAKRFYLAGSMVCAAFLPLFHLAKLIPQKQPIHYVIILINQSIPVSQSHVTHQNEGWIIAGSLLVGGLLITFLILFVQYVQLFSMVRRCQTATVAGIRVYVPRKELNPFSFRGRIYLNPSSYSEDELIKIITHEQAHIGQKHGLDLMLTSFFQSLVWMNPFYYWFATSVRENVEFMADHKVIDAGNDPKSYQYALLKVAQTSSLSLIQHFNVSHLKKRIIMMNKKKTHLAWSGKYLLIFPVLLLSALLVNASELKSAWMNADFSGDSSVPALSGEPSASPATAQKTDTLILNHHSTQARPLVIVDGKKTSMEDLNKMNKDDIKSINVYSDKYSDKILQQYGEKGPKSVIIVSTKGGKKSSVMITNDGNGTNSSMTVEKDGKTTRITQTDSLTIVQSKHGEVITSKNGNMAVINLSGKVASVVAGTHSGGSTSVFTSAGGVNVPLFIVDGKERPASAISHIDSKDIVRMDVLKGESAKEQYGEKGANGVIIITTKHHKTN